A single region of the Candidatus Sungiibacteriota bacterium genome encodes:
- a CDS encoding polyphosphate polymerase domain-containing protein: protein MTKYRFEFKYLIDPVAARRAERFIQSVGLKPDTNAQAGEYTVTSLYFDTPPKSDYYDKSGGFLHRTKVRARIYAPRITENTNEIWLEAKERFDALTRKTRIRLGRSDFEKLLKAGAPSFFQSLSGHEYRQEGEAILSKIIMGCRKPLLLVKYQRRPYVGFYAGELLRITFDSGLQTCAKPDLWYPFSWVPIEQNMVIMEVKFVKNLPAWFGTLIKFLELERISISKYGRAMEALRSFHPMPR from the coding sequence ATGACCAAGTATCGTTTTGAGTTTAAATACCTTATTGATCCCGTAGCCGCGCGGCGCGCGGAGCGTTTTATTCAGTCTGTAGGATTGAAGCCTGATACTAATGCGCAGGCAGGGGAGTATACTGTCACGAGTCTTTATTTTGACACCCCGCCCAAGAGCGATTACTACGATAAAAGTGGTGGGTTTCTACATCGTACTAAGGTTCGGGCCAGGATTTATGCGCCCCGGATCACCGAGAACACGAATGAAATTTGGCTCGAAGCCAAAGAGCGTTTTGATGCCCTGACGAGAAAAACCAGGATCCGTTTGGGACGCTCTGATTTTGAGAAGTTACTTAAGGCAGGAGCTCCTTCTTTTTTTCAGTCTTTGTCCGGTCACGAATACCGGCAGGAAGGCGAGGCCATACTTTCCAAAATAATCATGGGGTGCCGTAAACCGTTGCTCCTTGTTAAGTATCAGCGCCGCCCTTATGTAGGATTTTATGCTGGTGAGCTCCTCCGTATTACTTTTGATTCCGGGCTTCAGACTTGCGCAAAACCCGATTTATGGTATCCTTTCTCGTGGGTTCCGATTGAGCAAAATATGGTTATTATGGAGGTGAAATTTGTTAAGAATCTTCCTGCTTGGTTCGGAACTCTTATTAAATTTTTGGAGCTGGAACGAATTAGTATTTCCAAATATGGCCGCGCCATGGAGGCGTTACGATCGTTCCACCCCATGCCAAGATAA
- a CDS encoding CotH kinase family protein, giving the protein MFASVYKNQKISVLLLVLIFVAGLIVIKSESLRYRLIQSPMFQQLVPTYRSVRKLPDLVFSPYFFYKTRLPVYKLVIKKQDLATLNAGLPDPFGAPLLDDNRVRVKADFAAGDFRERVELRYRGFKNNHWAAAQKSWRINFSKESRFQGMKGLNLVIPYDRLYFIELLNAYRARKLGLNVPDIWFVRLKINGWDAGVYMAWEQWSNRWLSRSGLPDTSHILAVDDGKPGLFEDTAPLFSREGLRRWKSYTQNNTKSFPELEALVEIIEKTDDTMFTKLIPHIIDLPKFYAWHALRALADSAHQWEAANLIVIFNTATGKFETVPFDMGMEMGEYLRDEAAEKLASRVFSIPEFRKERDEVLKSYLNEDNLRDDLAFYDSLARRMKPEFLSDSLKFHSNLKYLSEISRLRDLTESNFQKATAFLGRVSPPYFLQKTGSLVMPTEFARFPEISRSLIEFLAYNPRFYALDEKTVSLGTGTTIITETTIIPAGVTLRINAGTTLLLGEGVSLVSYGPVEIVGSSGAPVIVAALDAQKPWGSILILNNSKTPSRVEFAQVSGGSGVEINGIRATGMLAVHDSDLEVSQSIFSDSHDDDAINVKYGRAIIRRSTFFKTNSDALDFDAVDATSIVEDNTFASPLGTKETGGDAIDLSFSQVLIQRNIILGCADKGISVGEASRPIIIKNVITSCSVGVAVKDSSRARIFSNIFKEDDVAISAYQKKHEFGGGYALVINPTFLKNKEDIKSDGRSQIEVATPLRP; this is encoded by the coding sequence ATGTTTGCGTCGGTTTATAAAAATCAAAAAATATCAGTCCTCCTTCTTGTCCTTATATTTGTGGCCGGACTTATTGTTATAAAATCAGAATCACTTCGTTATCGTTTGATACAAAGCCCGATGTTTCAGCAATTGGTGCCAACCTACAGGTCGGTGCGCAAACTTCCTGATTTAGTGTTTTCCCCGTATTTTTTCTACAAAACCCGGCTCCCTGTTTACAAGCTTGTTATAAAAAAGCAGGATCTTGCCACCTTAAACGCCGGTCTTCCTGACCCTTTTGGGGCGCCGCTTCTTGATGATAATCGGGTAAGGGTTAAAGCCGACTTTGCTGCCGGAGATTTTAGGGAGCGGGTAGAACTAAGGTATAGGGGTTTTAAAAATAACCATTGGGCGGCAGCGCAGAAGTCCTGGCGGATAAATTTTTCTAAAGAGTCTCGTTTTCAAGGCATGAAGGGTCTGAATTTGGTGATTCCCTATGATCGGCTCTATTTTATAGAACTTTTAAACGCCTACCGTGCTCGTAAATTGGGACTTAACGTGCCGGATATTTGGTTTGTGCGGCTGAAAATAAACGGTTGGGATGCAGGCGTTTATATGGCTTGGGAGCAGTGGTCCAATCGTTGGCTTTCGCGTTCCGGCCTTCCCGATACTTCCCATATTCTTGCGGTTGATGACGGAAAACCCGGCCTTTTTGAAGATACTGCCCCGCTTTTTTCCAGGGAAGGATTGCGCCGCTGGAAGAGTTATACCCAAAATAACACAAAGTCGTTTCCGGAACTGGAAGCTTTAGTTGAGATTATTGAAAAGACCGATGATACCATGTTCACTAAACTCATACCGCATATTATTGATTTACCTAAGTTTTATGCTTGGCATGCGCTGCGGGCGCTGGCTGACAGCGCTCATCAGTGGGAGGCAGCAAACCTGATTGTTATTTTTAATACCGCCACCGGAAAATTTGAGACAGTACCTTTTGACATGGGTATGGAAATGGGTGAGTATCTGCGGGACGAGGCAGCGGAGAAACTTGCCAGCCGCGTCTTTTCCATCCCGGAATTTCGTAAAGAGCGCGACGAGGTTCTAAAGAGCTATCTTAACGAAGATAACCTGCGCGACGATCTTGCCTTTTATGATAGTTTAGCAAGACGCATGAAACCTGAATTTTTGAGCGACTCTCTAAAATTTCACAGCAATCTGAAGTATTTGAGCGAGATAAGCAGGTTACGCGATCTTACGGAAAGTAATTTTCAAAAAGCCACGGCTTTTTTGGGGCGAGTGTCACCGCCGTATTTTTTGCAAAAAACCGGCAGTTTAGTTATGCCTACCGAATTTGCACGTTTTCCAGAAATCAGCCGAAGCCTGATAGAGTTTTTGGCCTATAATCCCCGGTTTTATGCGCTTGATGAAAAGACGGTTTCACTTGGCACCGGAACTACAATTATTACCGAGACTACGATCATCCCTGCGGGCGTTACACTTCGTATAAATGCGGGAACAACGCTACTGCTGGGTGAAGGGGTATCCTTAGTTTCCTACGGTCCGGTGGAGATCGTGGGTAGCAGCGGCGCACCAGTCATTGTTGCGGCTCTGGATGCGCAAAAACCATGGGGCTCTATTTTGATACTTAATAATAGTAAAACTCCCAGCAGGGTTGAGTTTGCTCAAGTTTCCGGAGGATCAGGTGTTGAGATAAACGGTATCAGAGCCACGGGTATGTTGGCAGTACACGATAGTGATCTTGAGGTTTCTCAAAGTATTTTTTCTGACTCGCATGATGACGATGCAATTAATGTAAAATACGGCCGGGCCATAATACGTCGCTCCACCTTTTTCAAGACAAATTCCGATGCTCTTGACTTTGACGCCGTGGATGCGACTAGCATTGTGGAAGATAACACCTTTGCCTCCCCCTTGGGCACAAAAGAGACCGGCGGGGATGCTATTGATCTAAGTTTTTCGCAGGTTTTGATTCAAAGAAATATTATTCTTGGCTGCGCTGATAAAGGAATTAGTGTGGGTGAGGCCTCGCGGCCGATTATTATCAAAAACGTAATTACTTCCTGTTCCGTGGGAGTAGCGGTTAAAGACTCAAGCCGCGCCCGTATTTTTTCCAATATTTTTAAGGAGGACGATGTTGCCATCTCCGCCTATCAAAAAAAACATGAATTTGGCGGCGGTTACGCGCTGGTGATAAATCCGACTTTTCTAAAAAATAAGGAAGATATTAAAAGCGATGGGCGCTCTCAAATTGAGGTTGCTACTCCTTTAAGGCCATGA